From Desulfobulbaceae bacterium, a single genomic window includes:
- the gspD gene encoding type II secretion system protein GspD: MLVLTRYSLFWLLKSVLRTLVAMIVLLMLAVPSQAEQPKSESQDKITMDFHDADITMVIKFISELIGKNIIIDKAVKGNVTIMSPTPVSVGEAYKVFESVLDVHGFAAVRSGDIIKIVPAVQAHSMDVETRFSPSADHDDRMVTQVVPLQYADPEDLKRVFSPLVSKSSIIVAYSPTNTLIVTDVLSNINRLLDIVKIIDAPGLAKRLEVLSLRHASAGHLVKVLGPLFQSVARDPKSQGPSSPVSIMADERTNSLMVLATKEDIEMVKEMVATLDQELPRGEGDIHVYYLQNAKAEELAKELTSLPGDAPAKGDKIESPREPSLSSDIRIQADMATNSLIITAKKADYLVLEDVIKKLDIPRKMVYIEALIMEVNVSKDLRIGMETRGGADFNDGKAASFGGFGSLTDYANLNGLTTKGLPGGFSLGVLGREISINGKNFLSLGAVFQALKSDSDVEIISAPQLLTTDNHEAQIKVGENVPYLTTEETSINAATTDRVFNNYEYRDVGVTMKITPQINQEGVVRLNLFQEVIKLKSGSETYRPTTLKRSAETTVMVRDKNTIVIGGIIGEDTDNGISKVPGLGDVPIVGWLFKGKKQISNKTNLFIFITPYIIENPADAEKIFRERREHMDGLSESGATGSTDLTNRRILTPGLRYNSANEGAGSPDLSDEQRRSCRRLTDRGYRAIRDGDFYAAEKYIKDALALAPEDPFALINMGVIHESRGEWLDAAKRYEQAIPKGRGETAGVSTEQELQGLRLSEIARRNMEKLEARLPADPNRQSAPGAVVSSGSQ; encoded by the coding sequence ATGTTGGTGTTGACCCGTTATTCCTTATTCTGGCTACTTAAGAGTGTTCTCCGGACACTTGTTGCCATGATCGTGCTGCTGATGCTGGCTGTTCCTTCACAAGCCGAGCAACCAAAGTCGGAGAGCCAGGATAAGATTACCATGGATTTTCATGATGCCGATATCACCATGGTAATCAAATTTATCAGTGAATTGATCGGTAAGAATATTATCATCGATAAGGCAGTTAAGGGCAATGTCACCATCATGTCGCCAACTCCGGTGAGTGTGGGCGAGGCCTATAAGGTGTTTGAATCGGTCTTGGATGTCCACGGTTTTGCTGCTGTTCGATCAGGAGATATCATCAAAATCGTGCCGGCGGTACAGGCTCATTCTATGGACGTTGAGACGCGGTTTTCACCGAGTGCGGACCATGATGATCGGATGGTCACTCAGGTTGTTCCTTTGCAGTATGCGGACCCGGAAGATCTGAAACGGGTCTTTTCGCCCCTGGTCTCGAAGAGTAGCATTATAGTAGCCTATTCGCCTACCAATACCTTGATCGTAACTGATGTGCTCTCCAATATTAATCGCCTGCTCGATATTGTGAAAATTATTGATGCCCCAGGCCTGGCTAAGCGGCTTGAGGTGCTGAGCCTTCGTCATGCCTCGGCGGGGCATCTGGTTAAGGTCCTTGGTCCGCTGTTTCAGTCTGTTGCCAGAGATCCGAAGTCCCAGGGGCCGTCGAGTCCAGTCAGTATCATGGCCGATGAACGCACCAACTCCCTCATGGTCCTGGCAACTAAAGAAGATATTGAAATGGTGAAGGAGATGGTTGCCACTCTCGACCAGGAGTTGCCTCGTGGCGAGGGCGACATTCATGTCTATTACTTGCAGAACGCCAAGGCCGAGGAGTTGGCTAAGGAGTTGACCTCACTGCCGGGAGATGCACCAGCCAAGGGTGACAAGATTGAGTCGCCCAGGGAGCCATCCTTGTCTTCGGATATCCGGATTCAGGCTGATATGGCGACTAACTCTCTGATCATTACGGCGAAAAAGGCGGATTATTTGGTCTTGGAAGATGTGATCAAGAAACTTGATATCCCCCGGAAGATGGTCTATATCGAGGCCCTGATCATGGAGGTCAACGTTAGCAAGGATCTGCGGATCGGGATGGAGACTAGGGGCGGGGCTGATTTTAATGATGGCAAGGCGGCGAGTTTTGGTGGTTTTGGTAGTCTCACCGATTACGCCAACTTGAACGGACTCACCACCAAGGGGCTGCCCGGTGGTTTTAGTCTCGGGGTGCTCGGTCGGGAGATCAGTATCAATGGTAAGAATTTTCTCAGTCTCGGGGCAGTGTTTCAGGCCTTGAAGAGTGATTCCGATGTTGAAATTATCTCAGCCCCGCAACTGCTGACCACCGATAATCATGAGGCTCAGATCAAGGTCGGTGAGAATGTTCCCTATCTCACCACGGAGGAGACCTCGATCAACGCGGCGACGACCGATCGAGTTTTTAATAATTACGAGTATCGCGACGTGGGGGTTACCATGAAGATCACCCCCCAGATCAACCAGGAGGGGGTGGTTCGGCTCAATCTGTTTCAGGAGGTGATTAAGCTCAAGTCCGGGTCGGAGACATATCGTCCGACCACCTTGAAGCGTTCCGCGGAGACCACGGTGATGGTCAGAGATAAAAATACCATAGTTATTGGTGGTATTATTGGTGAAGACACCGATAACGGGATCAGCAAGGTGCCCGGCTTGGGTGATGTGCCGATTGTAGGCTGGTTGTTTAAGGGAAAAAAACAGATCAGTAACAAGACTAATCTTTTTATCTTTATCACTCCGTATATTATCGAAAATCCCGCTGACGCCGAGAAAATCTTCAGGGAGCGAAGAGAGCACATGGATGGACTGTCGGAGAGTGGGGCCACTGGCTCCACTGATCTGACAAATAGGCGGATCTTGACACCGGGCTTGCGTTACAACTCAGCGAACGAGGGAGCCGGTTCCCCCGACCTGAGTGATGAGCAGCGACGATCCTGCCGGCGATTGACTGATCGTGGGTATCGGGCGATCAGGGACGGAGATTTTTATGCTGCCGAAAAATATATCAAGGATGCCCTGGCGCTGGCCCCGGAGGACCCTTTTGCCTTGATCAATATGGGGGTGATCCATGAGAGCCGGGGCGAGTGGCTGGATGCGGCAAAACGTTATGAGCAGGCCATTCCCAAAGGGAGAGGGGAGACCGCAGGTGTCTCTACCGAACAGGAGCTGCAGGGGCTAAGGTTATCGGAAATCGCTCGTCGCAATATGGAAAAACTTGAGGCTCGGTTGCCTGCTGACCCAAATCGGCAATCAGCCCCAGGGGCAGTGGTGTCATCGGGCAGCCAATGA
- the gspN gene encoding type II secretion system protein GspN, whose protein sequence is MKVSVETSAGWSARSFVKAMVYGLYFLAATAFFVWLRLPEATLKEAIERALHEQAPQFAWRVATVSVQLPVTGIFTGIEVFSSREHEPPAVVIDRLSVTPRFMSLLTGSYVVDYTANLLQGEVLGSVSLSEGSAAVVTVTGDHRDMKLSSGPRPMILLGREVSGTVSGSFRYQGRTDRLEGEGEISMALLSGGVSLTQPLFGMTQVDIDQSQFELVLQGTELTIAKGSFRSKDFMGEVLGTVSLATVLPESSLNLEGWCELFPSFFVNQRLTGGVQDFVKQRSKEGKIPFLLNGLVAVPQFSLK, encoded by the coding sequence ATGAAAGTGAGCGTGGAGACATCAGCGGGTTGGTCGGCACGATCATTTGTCAAGGCGATGGTCTATGGCCTCTATTTTCTGGCGGCAACAGCATTCTTTGTTTGGCTTCGTCTGCCTGAAGCTACCCTGAAAGAGGCGATTGAGAGGGCATTGCATGAACAGGCGCCTCAATTTGCCTGGCGCGTCGCTACAGTCTCGGTGCAATTGCCTGTTACAGGAATCTTTACCGGGATTGAGGTCTTTTCGTCAAGAGAACACGAACCTCCGGCTGTGGTGATTGACCGATTGTCGGTGACCCCACGGTTCATGTCGTTGCTCACAGGGAGTTATGTTGTTGACTATACGGCGAATCTTTTGCAGGGGGAGGTTCTAGGATCGGTCAGCCTGTCGGAAGGGTCGGCTGCTGTTGTTACTGTGACGGGTGACCATAGGGACATGAAGCTGTCCTCGGGACCTCGACCTATGATTCTATTGGGACGGGAGGTGAGTGGCACGGTCAGTGGTAGTTTCCGCTATCAAGGTCGTACTGACCGGTTAGAGGGAGAAGGTGAAATCTCCATGGCCCTGCTCTCCGGCGGTGTCAGTTTGACCCAGCCGTTATTCGGTATGACCCAGGTTGATATTGATCAATCTCAGTTTGAGCTGGTTTTGCAGGGGACTGAGCTAACCATTGCCAAGGGTAGTTTCCGGAGCAAGGATTTTATGGGTGAGGTGTTGGGGACGGTTAGTCTCGCCACTGTGTTGCCTGAAAGCAGTTTGAATCTTGAGGGGTGGTGTGAACTGTTCCCATCATTTTTTGTCAATCAGCGCCTCACTGGCGGGGTGCAGGACTTTGTGAAACAGCGCAGCAAGGAAGGGAAGATCCCCTTTTTGCTGAATGGTCTGGTTGCTGTGCCTCAGTTTAGCTTAAAATAA
- a CDS encoding transposase yields the protein MTNYRRNRVPGGTYFFTVAIADRRCDLLARHAEHFKAVFREEQQRAFFINLALALLPDHLHAVWQLPEGDSDYSSRWRRIKAGFTRLFPSGERVSSSRAARGERGIWQRRFWEHTIQDQDDLQRHLDYVHWNPVKHGLVSQVVDWPHSTFHAYVERGIYPADWGGRDIGGDFGE from the coding sequence ATGACCAACTATCGCCGCAACCGCGTGCCGGGTGGGACCTACTTCTTCACTGTAGCGATTGCCGACCGCCGTTGTGATCTGTTGGCCCGGCACGCCGAACACTTCAAGGCGGTATTTCGGGAGGAGCAGCAACGGGCATTTTTCATCAATCTGGCGCTGGCGCTGCTTCCTGATCATCTGCATGCGGTATGGCAGTTGCCCGAAGGTGACTCGGATTATTCGAGCCGTTGGCGTCGGATTAAGGCCGGATTCACACGTTTGTTTCCCTCAGGAGAACGGGTCTCTTCCAGTAGGGCGGCGCGTGGCGAGCGCGGGATCTGGCAGCGGCGATTCTGGGAACATACTATTCAAGATCAGGATGATTTGCAGCGGCACCTTGATTATGTCCATTGGAATCCGGTGAAACACGGGTTGGTGTCACAGGTGGTCGATTGGCCGCACTCGACCTTTCATGCCTATGTTGAACGGGGAATATATCCCGCAGATTGGGGTGGCAGGGATATTGGTGGTGATTTTGGGGAGTGA
- the gspE gene encoding type II secretion system protein GspE: MERIGPILQEICLLSADALAAARAVQQTKGGRLGEILRSQNQITEVQLLTALGRQFGAEVVTHIDASDTVELCRQIPIQFLKKHSMVPFRVDGECRLAVNDPLNFQAMDDLVRFLGWHDFRFVLALKAVIVSAINAVYEDRGDAADQVIRDMRDDDTAHILSEIEAASDLLEDTSDAPTVKFVNLMLSQAVRSGASDVHLEPFQRDFKVRYRIDGILYDMFSPPKHIQSAIISRIKIMANLDIAEKRLPQDGRIEIRIADKNVDLRVSTIPISFGERVVLRLLDKSTVLLKLVSLGMPPDLLGRFNSLIHQSHGIVLVTGPTGSGKTTTLYAALATISKPDINILTIEDPVEYRFDGIGQMQVNVKSGLTFAQGLRSLVRQDPDVIMIGEIRDLETAKIAIQSALTGHLVFSTLHTNDSASAVTRLHDMGIEPFLISSAVNAILAQRLVRVLCPVCKEPYTPEQQVLDSIGMIDSETAPMLYREKGCPACLQTGYKGRCGIYELMTLDEELKSLILTTADANAIKQRAMTQGMRSLLHDGGQKALAGITTIEEVFRVTQQ; this comes from the coding sequence ATGGAACGGATCGGTCCTATCCTTCAGGAAATCTGTTTGCTCTCTGCAGATGCCTTGGCTGCGGCGCGTGCCGTACAGCAGACTAAAGGGGGGCGTCTGGGTGAGATACTTAGAAGCCAGAACCAAATTACTGAGGTACAGCTGCTCACCGCCTTGGGACGACAGTTTGGCGCGGAGGTGGTGACGCACATTGATGCCTCCGATACGGTTGAACTGTGCCGCCAGATTCCGATCCAGTTTTTGAAGAAACACTCCATGGTCCCATTTCGGGTGGATGGAGAGTGTCGACTTGCCGTCAATGATCCGTTGAATTTTCAGGCTATGGATGACCTTGTCCGTTTTCTGGGTTGGCATGATTTCCGCTTCGTTCTTGCCCTCAAAGCGGTCATTGTCTCAGCGATCAATGCGGTGTACGAGGATCGGGGTGATGCTGCCGATCAGGTCATCCGGGACATGCGCGATGATGATACCGCACATATCCTTTCGGAGATCGAGGCGGCAAGTGATCTCCTGGAAGATACCAGTGACGCGCCCACGGTCAAGTTTGTCAATCTTATGCTTTCTCAGGCGGTGCGCTCCGGGGCCAGTGATGTTCATCTTGAGCCTTTCCAGCGGGATTTTAAGGTGAGATATCGCATTGACGGGATTCTCTACGATATGTTCTCTCCGCCCAAGCATATTCAGTCGGCCATTATCTCCCGGATCAAGATCATGGCCAATCTTGATATTGCTGAAAAACGGCTGCCCCAGGATGGCCGAATTGAAATCCGCATCGCCGATAAGAATGTCGATCTGCGGGTCTCCACCATTCCCATCTCCTTTGGTGAACGGGTGGTGCTCCGTCTGCTCGACAAGTCGACTGTGCTGCTGAAGCTTGTCAGTCTGGGGATGCCCCCGGACCTGCTTGGTCGTTTTAACTCCCTTATTCATCAATCGCATGGGATTGTGCTGGTGACCGGCCCGACCGGCAGCGGTAAGACGACTACTCTGTATGCTGCCTTGGCCACGATCAGCAAGCCGGATATTAATATCCTTACTATTGAAGATCCGGTTGAGTACCGCTTTGATGGCATTGGTCAGATGCAGGTCAATGTCAAGTCTGGCCTGACTTTTGCTCAAGGGTTGCGTTCTCTGGTGCGGCAGGACCCGGATGTCATCATGATCGGTGAGATCCGGGATCTTGAGACCGCAAAGATTGCCATCCAGTCTGCCCTTACCGGTCACCTGGTTTTTTCGACACTTCATACCAATGATTCCGCCAGCGCTGTCACCAGGTTGCACGATATGGGGATTGAGCCATTTTTGATCTCTTCTGCGGTAAACGCCATCCTTGCTCAGCGCCTGGTTCGGGTTCTCTGTCCGGTATGCAAGGAGCCATATACCCCGGAACAACAGGTCTTAGACAGCATTGGCATGATTGATTCGGAGACTGCTCCCATGCTCTATCGGGAAAAGGGGTGTCCTGCCTGTTTGCAGACGGGGTACAAGGGACGATGCGGGATTTATGAGCTGATGACCCTGGATGAGGAACTTAAGTCCTTGATTTTGACCACGGCAGACGCCAACGCCATTAAGCAGCGGGCCATGACTCAGGGGATGAGATCCCTGCTTCATGATGGCGGGCAGAAGGCCTTGGCTGGGATCACCACCATCGAAGAGGTTTTCCGGGTCACCCAGCAATAA
- a CDS encoding PDZ domain-containing protein, with translation MQLPLPWQRLLKTIDIVALTIVAYLCAGLWWQIVESRLALSRSGLVSGLASVLPAQFSFSSPTRDLGVILQRDLFKTGSLSASFSEQEQIDALAVTSLNLQLLGTVAVAENDDRVEPWAVILDKSSGQQNVYRQGDTVAQATIRKILRGKVVLGVQGRDEVLAMDVNPGKGAVIRGDSSSGNRIEINRQELQGAMANMSSILSQVQVKPVTGDNGEASGFALDHIVGGSLFDKIGLQNGDVIQGADGKAVTSPEDAFAIYQGLKNQPSVSLTIIRNGKPETVSVQIR, from the coding sequence ATGCAACTACCTTTACCTTGGCAACGACTCCTAAAGACTATTGATATCGTCGCGTTGACGATAGTCGCCTATTTGTGTGCCGGGCTCTGGTGGCAGATTGTGGAGTCACGACTTGCTCTTTCTCGGTCCGGGTTGGTTTCCGGTCTTGCTTCGGTTTTACCGGCTCAGTTTTCTTTTTCATCACCGACCCGGGATCTTGGGGTGATTCTGCAACGAGATCTCTTTAAAACCGGGAGTTTGTCCGCTTCATTCTCCGAGCAGGAACAGATCGACGCTTTGGCTGTTACCTCCTTAAATCTGCAGTTGTTAGGGACTGTGGCGGTAGCAGAGAATGATGACCGGGTTGAGCCGTGGGCAGTGATCCTCGATAAGTCATCAGGGCAGCAGAATGTTTACCGTCAGGGCGACACCGTCGCCCAGGCGACGATCAGGAAAATCCTGCGGGGCAAAGTTGTGTTGGGTGTTCAGGGGCGTGATGAGGTGCTGGCCATGGATGTGAATCCAGGAAAGGGCGCAGTGATCAGAGGAGACAGCAGTAGTGGCAATCGGATTGAGATTAACCGTCAGGAGCTGCAAGGGGCCATGGCAAATATGAGCAGCATTCTGTCTCAAGTTCAGGTTAAGCCGGTGACTGGAGATAATGGTGAGGCATCTGGTTTTGCCTTGGATCACATTGTCGGCGGATCTCTGTTTGACAAGATCGGACTGCAAAACGGTGATGTTATTCAAGGAGCTGACGGTAAGGCTGTGACCTCTCCCGAAGATGCCTTTGCTATCTATCAGGGCTTGAAGAATCAACCAAGCGTCTCGCTGACTATTATTCGCAACGGGAAGCCGGAGACGGTGAGTGTTCAAATTAGGTGA